In the Pontibacillus sp. HMF3514 genome, ATACACCATGCAATTTTTTAAAGGTTGGGCTTAGCTCACTCCACACGTCAAAAGCATTACCATCCAAGTCATAAAAAACGAAATTATTACCTGGATGACCTCGATCCTCAACCTCTCCTACACTTACTTCTTTTGTTATCAGCTCTTCTCGTAATTGCGTTAATTCATCATATCCATCCACTTCAAATGTCATTGCAAAATGCTCATTACCATTTATATCTGTAAAATTAGAAGTCTGACCTCCTTGAGCTTTAACAAGAAACACACTCTGGTTAGCCAAATCAAGAATCGCTTTTTCCTCATTTCGGAAGTTTTCAATAGCGCCGAGCTTTTGCTGATACCAATTTGATGAATGTTCTGGATTAACTACAGGGATGTATGTAGTTCCTACTCTTTTTATGAATGAACTCATCGTTTTCCTCCTCCGATTAAAATTAAATAATTAACCTACTTCTACAAAAGAGAAATCCTCTCGAAAATCACCTCACAACTATTTCCACACTGGATATAAATATCCCCCCTAATATTCCCTTTTTACCAGCCAATGTTCTCAAGTGAAACATAGGAAAAACTGATGTTGGCAGCATCGAAGACACTTTTACGTATATTCTTATCAGCAACTTCTCATACTAAAAAAAAAGCAATTAAGGAGAGATGAACATGTCCAAACGCACCAAGAAAAATGATGCCCAACAAAAAAATAAAGATGGTTTTGATTCCAGTAAACAGGATTCAGAATTTGCAGGTGAAATCGGAAGTACTGCAGCAAATCAAGCTCATAAAGAAAAAGCGAAAAGAGCTAGAAAATCAAACAGTAGTAACAGGCCGTTAGATTAATCTATAAAGAAAAGACTTCTCAAAATTTGACAAGTCTTTTCTTTAAACCATTTTTTATATCACTTTCTAATACGCGCCTGCTGAATAAGTTAATTCATAACTATGAGTATAGATTTCAAAAATTATACCGAAAGGATCCTCTACATAAACCATCTTAAATGGCTTTTCCCCAGGATAATACTCTCTGATAGGCATCCGTTGTTTCCCACCATGTTCCTTTATTTTTTCCACAATTCCTTCAATATCGGGATCTTGAACACAGAAGTGAAATAATCCAGTTTTCCAGTAGTCAAAATTATTTTCTGGTTGTTCATTTTCAGGGAATTCAAATAGTTCCACACCAATACGATCGCCGGTTGATAAGTGGGCAATTCTGAATTTGTCCCAATTGTCCCCAAATACATCTCTACACATTTGTCCAATGGGAGTATCATCATTTTCTACTTCGGATGGTTCCATGATGACATACCAACCAAATACTTCTTTATAGAAATTAATAGCCTCTTCTAAGTTCGGGACAGATAGACCTATATGAGAAAAAGCTCTAGGATATGTTAGCATATTCTTTACTCCTCCTTTTTGTTTTCAGCTTACATCAGCAAATTATACTTAGAGAATTTCTTCATGTAAGTATGCACTTTTTTGTAAGAAACTAACCTTAAGGTAAGAAAGGACTGTTTTAATATGGATACCCCAATAGATAAAGAAGGAAAACTTAATTGTTCGATTGAATATACATTAAAAAAAATAGGAGGTAAGTGGAAAACCGTTATATTATGGCATTTAGGCGTGGATGGAACTTTACGATATAATGAGTTAAGGAAACTACTTCCTGGTGTCACTCATAAAGTATTGAGTCAGCAATTAAAAGAATTAGAAGTGGATGGATTCATAGATCGTGTTCCATATAATACGATTCCTCCTAAAGTAGAATACTCTATGACAGATAAGGGAAAATCAGTGATGCCTATACTTGAACAAATGCATATTTGGGGAACTAAGTACGGTGAAGATCTGTAGATAAGTGTTTATTAACGCTATTTCTTCAACAACTTTAAAATGATTTAGAAAAAACTCCTCGAGAAGCTACAAATTCTCAAGGAGTTTAATTGATTTAATTTAAGATGCTTATTAATTTTTATTCAAAATGCCTTTAATTTCATCTTTATTTTCTTCAAACCCAATGAAATGATTCACCAGTTTTTTCTTACCAAATAACCCTTTTTTATAAAAGGCAAACAGCGGTACAATTCTCGTACCAGATATACTCTTTAACTCTTCCTCGATTTTCGGATCTTGACTAACATCTTTATGTTGATAATCAATACCCACCGAGTTGAGATATGTTTTTGCTTGTTGGCAGTCTGAACAAGTAGGTCTTGTAAAAAGTTTAAGTTCTAATTGATCTTTCAACCACGATCCCACCTTTCTCACTTCATATGATTTCAATAGTTCATTTCCCCTTATTTTTTTAAGTGTTAAACACTCTATTAACTTACATTTAAAATACATAATGATATCAGGATGATGTAACGAAATGTTCACCAATTATCAGCAGTTTCTGCACAATTATATGTTTTAATATACCTCATAACGTATATTGAGGTGATGCACATGAAAGTCAAGATTTTAATAATTCTAGGAATCTTTACTGCTTTATTAGTAGGATGTCAGGAAAATAAGAGTAATAACACCCCTGCAGTTCAAGACGATATATCTGAAGTGAATTCCTCTCCCTCAAAAGAAGAGCACTCTGATCAAGAACTTACTTTGACGACTTCAAAGGTTAAGTGGGATTTTGGTAATGATATTGATGGTGAAGCATGGACTTATAACGGGTCTGTACCGGGTAAAGAAATCCGACTTACAGAAGGGCAAACTCTACAAGCTAAATTAATCAACAAAATTGATGCCCCTGTAACGATCCATTGGCACGGTATGGTATTACCTAATGAAATGGATGGCGTACCAGGTGTTACTCAAAATGCGGTGATGCCCGGGGAGGATTTCACTTATACTTTCAAGCCTAAACATTCGGGTACTTATTGGTATCACTCACACCAACAAAGTTCTTCACAGGTAGACAAAGGGTTATATGGCCCTCTGATTATTGAACCTAAAAACAAAAGCTATGATCAAGATAAAGTGTTTGTTTTAGATGAGTGGCTACTGAACAGAAACTCACAAAATGGTATGGGAATGGGCATGGGTACTCATATGGGGAACATGATGAGTGGAGATACAGGCGACATGGACACCCAGATGCTTTACAATACTTTCACAGTAAACGGTAAAACTTCACCAGATATTCCGCCTGCTAAGTTTAAGTCTGAGGAACGTGTTCGTCTCCGTTTTATCAATGCAGGGTATCAAAAGCACATATTATCGTTGAGTGATCAATCTTACAAAGTTGTGGCACTTGATGCACAGCCAGTAAAAGATACAGCACCCACAACTGACCTGTTAGAAATAGCTCCTGGCGAACGTATTGATATTGAATTCACATCTACCGATAGTGAAGATTGGTATATCCAAAGTATGGATAACGATTCAGCAGCTACTGATATGAGAATCCCCATTCAAATTGATGAAGCTGACTCCAATAAAGCAGTTGCTGAAATTCAAAACCGTCATACTGTGTCTCAAACTTTTTTAGAGTCAAAGGATCCATTATTTAACGAAGACGTAAACGCTGATAAAACCTATGATATGTTGTTAGGCGCAGAGATGCATAGAGGCAGAGGCTTGGATTTTACAATTAATCAAGAAGTTTTTCCTAAAACACCAACACTTAACATAAATAAAGACGACATCGTAAAAGTGACGTTATCAAATGATAGCCAATTCGACCATCCAATGCACCTTCATGGTCATCACTTTCAAATCATTTCTAAAAACGGCGAAAAGTTAGATAAACCTATCGTTAAGGATTTAATTAATGTCAAACCGAATGAATCCTATGAAATCATATTTAAAGCAGATAACCCCGGGGATTGGGTCTTCCACTGTCATGACCTCCTTCATGCTGAAAATGGTATGATGTCGCTTATTCACTATAACGGCTATACCTCACCTGTGAATATTCATGACGAGACAAACAAGCCGGAATAAGATAAAAACGAGCTTGGATTTCCAAGCTCGTTTTTTCTGAGTTGATTAAAATATAAGAGGAACAGCTAGAAATGCTAATGCTGCTAATACACCTGAACCTAAATTATAAGGAGACATCACTTTAACATATTTCATATGATCTGCCTCAGCAATCCCCGCTGACATCGCCGTCATTCCTGATACTGGTGAAGTAACATCTCCAAAAGTGCCACCTGATAAAACAGCAGCAATGACAATAGGAAAAGTCGTTCCTGTTGCTGATGCTAACGTGAATGCAACAGGCATCATTAATGCCCAACTCCCCCAAGAAGATCCAATAAAATAAGCAACAGCCGCTGTAACGATAAATGTGATTACAGGTACTAAATTTTCACCTATGGTACCAGAAAGAGTATTTTCAATTAATTGAGACAACCCTAAGTCTTGCGAAACTTTGGATATGGGCCAAGCTACAATTAATATACTGATTGTTACGATTAACTGGTTACCACCTTTTATAAAATGTTCAACTTGATCACCTAACTTAAGCCCTTGGAACAAGTACAAGAAAAAGGTCACCACTAATGTTATCGATAGTGCTACAAGCATTGCTTTTGAGGGGTCATCACTACCTATCATAAGAACAAAACTTAACGGTATTAGCGTCAGTAGTGGAATAAGTAGATTCATTATTCTTGGTTTTAATACAGGATCTTGATCCATATCATGATCATGCTCCATACTGCCTTTCATCGCATTTCCCGTTTGGTCCTTCGTTGTTTCAGCTTTTTGGTGGTTATGAGACATGTCTTCAGCAAATTCCGTCTGCATGTTCTTTTCATTCATTGCTCCTCGGTTTTTAATGATCTCTTTCATTGGACCAAAGTTAAACCTCGGTATAATCGTAAAGAGCGTAACAGCGATCGAAAAGAAACTAAAAAACTGATAAGGAAGTGACTGTAAATACAAAGAAAATGCAGATCCTTCTACACCTGTGGCATCCATACCATTTTGTACAATCCCTATAATATACCCTACAAATGTTGTTGCGATGGGGATTAACAAGATCACCGGACTAGCTGAATTATTTAACATAAACGCTAGTCTCTCTTTTGCAATTTTATATTTTTCAGCTAATGGCTTAATAATCGCACCCGTCGCCACGACTCGAAACCCACAGTCAACAAATGTAACAGGTAATAGACCCCATAACGACCAGAGTGTTTTCTGTGCATTATCTATGTACTTCCCAACAAACTTGGCGAAACCTTGGATTCCGCCTGAAATTTGAATAAGGGCCACTAACCCACTAAAGATGTATAGAAATAAAATAACCTGAACATTTCCAGTAGTGGTTAATACGTCTGTAATATAATCCACTGTCTGACCGAACGAACCTATAAACGACTGAGCTACTAAAAGACTGCCTACCCATAACCCAACCAATAAAGACGGGATGACCTGTTTCGTCCATATAGCAAAAATAATGGCAATAATAGGTGGCAAAACAGACAACCATAACTCCATTTCAATCACTCCGAACTAGTTCTTGATGCGGCTTATGTTGTCCGAAGTACATAAAGTTTATTCTGAAGTTATTCAATGGCGCTATGAGCTTCCTCTACATCTTCTTTCTAAAAGTAAAAGTTATGCTTTATGCATAACTCTCAATTTATATTTCTCTATTAAAGAGAATCTTTAAAGGATTCCTCTTTTGAGTATTTCGTTTTATAAAAAATGAAACAAGTGACCATTAACAATAATAAAATAATTATAGTTAAAGAAGCCTTAAGTAGTGAGTCGTCCTCTTCTTTTTCTCTTCCATTAGGAGTAAAAGATTTATTTTTTATGTTATCTTTTTTGTTGTCAAAATTTATTAAGGGAGATATCCCTTGAACATCTACCGCATTATTGCTTACTTTCAAATTCTCTGTATTTGTCACCTCATAGCTTAACCGCTCTTGAACTGGATGTGTAACATAAAGATTACGAGGTAATTTATCAATATCACCATAGTGAAATTCTGACAAACTTGAGATTTTAAAATTGTCAAAACCATAATCAAGAAGTTTCTTTGTATCGTCGTAAGCTATAGATTGCCTTTCACTATTCAAAGTGATCACGATAAGACTTAAGTTATTTCTTTTAGCAGAAGTAGCTAATGTAAAACCTGATTCGTCTACATATCCTGTTTTTCCACCTGTAATCCCTTCATACGGATCCTCTCGCATTAACTTATGATGAGTGTAAAGCGTGGTATCCCATGAATCTCCATCCCACTTTAATGTTTTCGTACCAAATAGCTCTCTGAAA is a window encoding:
- a CDS encoding VOC family protein, with the protein product MSSFIKRVGTTYIPVVNPEHSSNWYQQKLGAIENFRNEEKAILDLANQSVFLVKAQGGQTSNFTDINGNEHFAMTFEVDGYDELTQLREELITKEVSVGEVEDRGHPGNNFVFYDLDGNAFDVWSELSPTFKKLHGV
- a CDS encoding lactoylglutathione lyase family protein; translated protein: MLTYPRAFSHIGLSVPNLEEAINFYKEVFGWYVIMEPSEVENDDTPIGQMCRDVFGDNWDKFRIAHLSTGDRIGVELFEFPENEQPENNFDYWKTGLFHFCVQDPDIEGIVEKIKEHGGKQRMPIREYYPGEKPFKMVYVEDPFGIIFEIYTHSYELTYSAGAY
- a CDS encoding helix-turn-helix domain-containing protein; this encodes MDTPIDKEGKLNCSIEYTLKKIGGKWKTVILWHLGVDGTLRYNELRKLLPGVTHKVLSQQLKELEVDGFIDRVPYNTIPPKVEYSMTDKGKSVMPILEQMHIWGTKYGEDL
- a CDS encoding glutaredoxin family protein produces the protein MKDQLELKLFTRPTCSDCQQAKTYLNSVGIDYQHKDVSQDPKIEEELKSISGTRIVPLFAFYKKGLFGKKKLVNHFIGFEENKDEIKGILNKN
- a CDS encoding multicopper oxidase family protein encodes the protein MKVKILIILGIFTALLVGCQENKSNNTPAVQDDISEVNSSPSKEEHSDQELTLTTSKVKWDFGNDIDGEAWTYNGSVPGKEIRLTEGQTLQAKLINKIDAPVTIHWHGMVLPNEMDGVPGVTQNAVMPGEDFTYTFKPKHSGTYWYHSHQQSSSQVDKGLYGPLIIEPKNKSYDQDKVFVLDEWLLNRNSQNGMGMGMGTHMGNMMSGDTGDMDTQMLYNTFTVNGKTSPDIPPAKFKSEERVRLRFINAGYQKHILSLSDQSYKVVALDAQPVKDTAPTTDLLEIAPGERIDIEFTSTDSEDWYIQSMDNDSAATDMRIPIQIDEADSNKAVAEIQNRHTVSQTFLESKDPLFNEDVNADKTYDMLLGAEMHRGRGLDFTINQEVFPKTPTLNINKDDIVKVTLSNDSQFDHPMHLHGHHFQIISKNGEKLDKPIVKDLINVKPNESYEIIFKADNPGDWVFHCHDLLHAENGMMSLIHYNGYTSPVNIHDETNKPE
- a CDS encoding Na+/H+ antiporter NhaC family protein translates to MELWLSVLPPIIAIIFAIWTKQVIPSLLVGLWVGSLLVAQSFIGSFGQTVDYITDVLTTTGNVQVILFLYIFSGLVALIQISGGIQGFAKFVGKYIDNAQKTLWSLWGLLPVTFVDCGFRVVATGAIIKPLAEKYKIAKERLAFMLNNSASPVILLIPIATTFVGYIIGIVQNGMDATGVEGSAFSLYLQSLPYQFFSFFSIAVTLFTIIPRFNFGPMKEIIKNRGAMNEKNMQTEFAEDMSHNHQKAETTKDQTGNAMKGSMEHDHDMDQDPVLKPRIMNLLIPLLTLIPLSFVLMIGSDDPSKAMLVALSITLVVTFFLYLFQGLKLGDQVEHFIKGGNQLIVTISILIVAWPISKVSQDLGLSQLIENTLSGTIGENLVPVITFIVTAAVAYFIGSSWGSWALMMPVAFTLASATGTTFPIVIAAVLSGGTFGDVTSPVSGMTAMSAGIAEADHMKYVKVMSPYNLGSGVLAALAFLAVPLIF
- a CDS encoding D-alanyl-D-alanine carboxypeptidase family protein: MKKPFLLIITIIFFSFLFSIPKSFAKPDPLPPKVNSEAAILMEFNSGKVLYTKNAGKEMYPASLTKIATAIYALETGNLDEMVTVPKEARSIEGTRVYLDEGEKVTLKKLLQGLLINSGNDAGVAIAQHLSGSVEQFAADLNEYLTSEVGVENTTFANPHGLFNPTHVTTAKDLAKITQYAMKNQIFRELFGTKTLKWDGDSWDTTLYTHHKLMREDPYEGITGGKTGYVDESGFTLATSAKRNNLSLIVITLNSERQSIAYDDTKKLLDYGFDNFKISSLSEFHYGDIDKLPRNLYVTHPVQERLSYEVTNTENLKVSNNAVDVQGISPLINFDNKKDNIKNKSFTPNGREKEEDDSLLKASLTIIILLLLMVTCFIFYKTKYSKEESFKDSL